From the Prochlorococcus sp. MIT 1223 genome, the window CCTTCAACAATTTGAATCTCAGCGCTCATGTATAACTGCTTTGGTGTTAATTTACTATCAGGGATTTCACTAACAAGACCACCATGCTTCTGGTCAATTACATCTGCAAAAGTTGCTGAAGATATCCCTAACGCTTTCGGGAATTCTATTTCTGCCATTCTTGCTCTACAAAAATAATTAATGCTTATCTGTCTATACAAAAAAGTATCTTCTTGTGTAGCCGGATTAACTTGAATCTCTACGTCGTTTTTGTTTTTAGAAGATCT encodes:
- a CDS encoding cAMP phosphodiesterase, with protein sequence MLLLEPLRKTFIPSFKAFLIALTIVPITFLGLTISGTARERSSKNKNDVEIQVNPATQEDTFLYRQISINYFCRARMAEIEFPKALGISSATFADVIDQKHGGLVSEIPDSKLTPKQLYMSAEIQIVEGAIKFCPKQVPDKSKKQFKEFIKKQKKSKK